The following coding sequences are from one Panicum hallii strain FIL2 chromosome 5, PHallii_v3.1, whole genome shotgun sequence window:
- the LOC112894831 gene encoding uncharacterized protein LOC112894831 encodes MEASPSTLHAAAATGASAAPLALHRCCRGGSGAPRTRAPAVRAQGAAREPDPRAVPVEGGGPPALPKAALRVGAGVALALALGGASWTARGGSAAGPDLQPAMVCALNAVTDGASRASAERTGAANMKTSVEALSDSLFRREDSPRDRATLMDLVFEQVTKEHITDRGKLTSLLQKEFSASRDSERKLDLGLLLTDVLINQRDWQRAKEVCQQLTGRYQRDSRPYLHLAVINMMMAVEGMLSPDTATTDDIEKTTKNAMDAWKEFKNKSELSKGSADSTA; translated from the exons ATGGAAGCATCTCCCAGCACGTTGCACGCGGCTGCTGCCACCGGGGCCAGCGCCGCTCCTCTCGCCCTGCACCGCTGCTgccgcggcggctcgggcgcgccGCGCACCAGGGCTCCCGCCGTGCGCGcccagggggcggcgcgggaacCGGATCCCCGTGCGGTGCCGGTGGAGGGAGGAGGGCCGCCGGCGCTGCCCAAGGCCGCGCTGAGGGTGGGTGCCGGCGTGGCTCTCGCGCTCGCGCTGGGCGGCGCCTCGTGGACGGCGCGCGGCGGGAGTGCCGCCGGCCCTGACCTGCAGCCGGCCATGGTGTGTGCCCTCAACGCCGTCACCGACGGCGCGTCGCGCGCCTCCGCGGAGCGCACCGGCGCCGCGAACATGAAGACGAGCGTGGAAGCGCTCTCGGACTCGCTGTTCCGCCGGGAGGACTCGCCCAGGGACCGCGCCACGCTCATGGACCTCGTCTTCGAGCAAGTCACCAAGGAG CATATCACCGACAGGGGCAAGCTGACGAGCCTCCTGCAGAAGGAGTTCTCGGCGTCGCGCGACTCCGAGAGGAAGCTTGACCTGGGATTGCTGCTCACTGACGTTCTGATCAATCAG AGAGACTGGCAGAGAGCAAAAGAAGTTTGCCAGCAGCTCACCGGCCGCTACCAACGTGACTCGAGGCCTTACCTTCATCTG GCTGTGATCAACATGATGATGGCAGTGGAAGGCATGCTGTCCCCAGACACGGCCACCACTGACGACATCGAGAAGACGACCAAGAACGCCATGGACGCCTGGAAGGAATTCAAGAACAAGAGCGAGCTGTCCAAGGGGTCAGCAGATTCCACCGCCTGA